The following are encoded in a window of Sulfurimonas sp. C5 genomic DNA:
- a CDS encoding ion transporter → MKTLNRLLVNFAYYLNSSDSYQKQRRFFYNLLENDDYRYKKYFDIFMMLLIFSSVSILIYEVKQDVHNFLNIFNAYIISFIFFIEYILRLWVHSSISQVIIRQDEYSDLLDRDFDLLYVVRQVFKDKLEYVLSIKAIIDLLAIMPFFHELRLLRVFVLFRVFKIFRYAKSFSTFASVLATKRFEFITLAMFAAIVIFVASVLIYVMEANNPESRINTLYEAFYWSIVTISTVGYGDVVAVSPEGQFVAVIVILSGISVLAFTTSLFVSAFTEKLEDIKEAKIIQDVSKEKDTYIICGYENIAKEVAKKLVNSKFSVVVLDESAEKIEEAKRNGLQALNYNPGNVDSYKKLNINLSTQVKAVLCLKEDDVYNVYTALTVRSIDKNVKIMSLLMNSSNKSKLVFSGVDEILDDKEFVGLVAREYVGQPVAFEVIHALRAEESNIKIEEITITQRIVENISQVSELDNIEFRVVLLGVYKKDTKHFYFNPIDSTLLEAGDVLFVIGNYIFIREFTKHLMAKSSKKDFDGK, encoded by the coding sequence CATACCAGAAACAAAGACGATTCTTTTATAATTTACTTGAAAATGACGATTACCGTTATAAAAAATATTTCGATATTTTTATGATGCTTCTCATCTTTTCAAGTGTTTCTATCTTGATATATGAAGTAAAACAAGATGTTCATAATTTTTTGAATATTTTTAATGCATATATCATCTCTTTCATATTTTTTATAGAGTACATCCTAAGACTATGGGTTCATAGCAGCATTTCTCAAGTTATTATCCGTCAAGATGAATACAGTGACCTTTTAGACAGAGATTTTGATTTACTATATGTAGTACGTCAAGTTTTTAAAGATAAACTGGAATATGTCCTCTCTATAAAAGCGATTATAGATCTTCTGGCTATTATGCCGTTTTTCCATGAACTTAGACTTTTACGTGTGTTTGTACTTTTCAGGGTTTTTAAGATCTTCAGGTACGCAAAAAGTTTCAGTACTTTCGCATCTGTTTTAGCAACAAAAAGGTTTGAATTTATCACTTTGGCGATGTTTGCAGCCATCGTTATTTTCGTAGCTTCTGTTTTAATTTATGTGATGGAAGCAAATAACCCAGAATCTCGAATTAATACTCTTTATGAAGCATTTTATTGGTCTATCGTGACTATATCTACCGTAGGGTACGGAGATGTAGTAGCAGTTTCTCCCGAAGGGCAGTTTGTAGCCGTTATCGTAATTCTTTCCGGAATCTCCGTTTTAGCATTTACAACATCTTTATTTGTTTCTGCTTTTACGGAAAAACTAGAAGATATTAAAGAAGCAAAAATTATTCAAGATGTATCTAAAGAGAAAGATACATATATTATCTGCGGTTACGAGAACATAGCTAAAGAGGTTGCAAAAAAATTAGTTAATTCAAAGTTTAGCGTAGTTGTTTTGGATGAATCGGCTGAAAAAATTGAAGAAGCAAAAAGGAATGGGCTTCAGGCTCTGAATTATAATCCTGGAAATGTAGACAGTTACAAAAAGCTCAATATCAATCTCTCTACTCAGGTAAAGGCTGTTTTATGTCTCAAAGAAGATGATGTTTATAATGTATATACGGCACTAACGGTCCGTTCTATCGATAAAAATGTAAAAATTATGTCTTTACTTATGAATAGTTCAAATAAAAGTAAACTTGTATTTTCAGGTGTTGATGAGATTTTAGATGATAAAGAGTTTGTAGGACTTGTAGCTAGAGAGTATGTCGGTCAACCTGTTGCTTTTGAAGTTATTCATGCCTTGCGAGCGGAAGAGTCTAATATTAAAATTGAAGAGATTACAATTACACAAAGGATTGTAGAAAATATCTCTCAGGTTTCTGAGCTGGACAATATTGAATTTAGAGTTGTTTTACTCGGTGTATACAAAAAAGATACAAAGCACTTTTATTTTAATCCGATAGACTCTACTTTACTGGAAGCCGGTGATGTGTTATTTGTAATTGGTAATTATATTTTCATTAGAGAGTTTACAAAGCATCTAATGGC